In one window of Gossypium hirsutum isolate 1008001.06 chromosome A01, Gossypium_hirsutum_v2.1, whole genome shotgun sequence DNA:
- the LOC107917330 gene encoding peptidyl-prolyl cis-trans isomerase FKBP18, chloroplastic isoform X4 — protein sequence MGSASATILHRWILDFHKLIFCPKCTANQTLNTNQLVVSVPISRRSAILLSSVPTLNLIPLPHFSEAGARERRNKKTIPIEDYLTTPEGLKYYDIVEGKGPVAEKGSTVQVHFDCIYRGITAVSSRESKLLAGNRIIAQPYEFKVGATPGKERKREYVDNPNGLFSAQAAPKPPPAMYYITEGMKVGGKRTVIVPPEAGYGQKGMNEIPISVCSQEPNSS from the exons ATGGGTTCAGCTTCAGCCACTATTCTACATAGATGGATCCTTGATTTTCATAAACTAATCTTCTGTCCCAAATGCACTGCCAATCAAACCCTAAACACAAACCAGCTCGTTGTATCAGTGCCCATTTCCAGAAGGAGTGCCATATTGCTCTCTTCGGTGCCTACTCTCAATCTCATTCCACTGCCCCATTTCTCTGAGGCGGGAGCCAGGGAGAGACGCAACAAGAAGACCATCCCCATTGAAGACTATCTCACCACCC CTGAGGGATTGAAGTACTATGATATTGTGGAAGGCAAGGGTCCAGTAGCAGAGAAAGGATCAACTGTACAG GTGCACTTTGACTGCATATATCGTGGTATTACTGCTGTTTCAAGTCGGGAGTCTAAGCTTTTAGCTGGGAATCGCATCATTGCCCAG CCATATGAATTCAAGGTTGGAGCTACTCCGGGGAAGGAAAGGAAACGGGAATATGTAGATAATCCAAATGGTCTATTTTCAGCACAAGCCGCACCAAAGCCCCCACCAGCTATGTATTATATCACAGAAGGAATGAAAGTTGGGGGCAAG AGGACTGTCATTGTTCCTCCAGAGGCAGGGTATGGGCAGAAAGGAATGAATGAGATCCCG ATTTCTGTCTGCAGCCAGGAGCCGAATTCGAGCTAA
- the LOC107917330 gene encoding peptidyl-prolyl cis-trans isomerase FKBP18, chloroplastic isoform X2 yields the protein MGSASATILHRWILDFHKLIFCPKCTANQTLNTNQLVVSVPISRRSAILLSSVPTLNLIPLPHFSEAGARERRNKKTIPIEDYLTTPEGLKYYDIVEGKGPVAEKGSTVQVHFDCIYRGITAVSSRESKLLAGNRIIAQPYEFKVGATPGKERKREYVDNPNGLFSAQAAPKPPPAMYYITEGMKVGGKRTVIVPPEAGYGQKGMNEIPPGAEFELNIELLQVMPPPEN from the exons ATGGGTTCAGCTTCAGCCACTATTCTACATAGATGGATCCTTGATTTTCATAAACTAATCTTCTGTCCCAAATGCACTGCCAATCAAACCCTAAACACAAACCAGCTCGTTGTATCAGTGCCCATTTCCAGAAGGAGTGCCATATTGCTCTCTTCGGTGCCTACTCTCAATCTCATTCCACTGCCCCATTTCTCTGAGGCGGGAGCCAGGGAGAGACGCAACAAGAAGACCATCCCCATTGAAGACTATCTCACCACCC CTGAGGGATTGAAGTACTATGATATTGTGGAAGGCAAGGGTCCAGTAGCAGAGAAAGGATCAACTGTACAG GTGCACTTTGACTGCATATATCGTGGTATTACTGCTGTTTCAAGTCGGGAGTCTAAGCTTTTAGCTGGGAATCGCATCATTGCCCAG CCATATGAATTCAAGGTTGGAGCTACTCCGGGGAAGGAAAGGAAACGGGAATATGTAGATAATCCAAATGGTCTATTTTCAGCACAAGCCGCACCAAAGCCCCCACCAGCTATGTATTATATCACAGAAGGAATGAAAGTTGGGGGCAAG AGGACTGTCATTGTTCCTCCAGAGGCAGGGTATGGGCAGAAAGGAATGAATGAGATCCCG CCAGGAGCCGAATTCGAGCTAAATATTGAGCTTTTGCAAGTGATGCCACCCCCAGAGAATTAA
- the LOC107917330 gene encoding peptidyl-prolyl cis-trans isomerase FKBP18, chloroplastic isoform X1 has product MGSASATILHRWILDFHKLIFCPKCTANQTLNTNQLVVSVPISRRSAILLSSVPTLNLIPLPHFSEAGARERRNKKTIPIEDYLTTPEGLKYYDIVEGKGPVAEKGSTVQVHFDCIYRGITAVSSRESKLLAGNRIIAQPYEFKVGATPGKERKREYVDNPNGLFSAQAAPKPPPAMYYITEGMKVGGKFNFQRTVIVPPEAGYGQKGMNEIPPGAEFELNIELLQVMPPPEN; this is encoded by the exons ATGGGTTCAGCTTCAGCCACTATTCTACATAGATGGATCCTTGATTTTCATAAACTAATCTTCTGTCCCAAATGCACTGCCAATCAAACCCTAAACACAAACCAGCTCGTTGTATCAGTGCCCATTTCCAGAAGGAGTGCCATATTGCTCTCTTCGGTGCCTACTCTCAATCTCATTCCACTGCCCCATTTCTCTGAGGCGGGAGCCAGGGAGAGACGCAACAAGAAGACCATCCCCATTGAAGACTATCTCACCACCC CTGAGGGATTGAAGTACTATGATATTGTGGAAGGCAAGGGTCCAGTAGCAGAGAAAGGATCAACTGTACAG GTGCACTTTGACTGCATATATCGTGGTATTACTGCTGTTTCAAGTCGGGAGTCTAAGCTTTTAGCTGGGAATCGCATCATTGCCCAG CCATATGAATTCAAGGTTGGAGCTACTCCGGGGAAGGAAAGGAAACGGGAATATGTAGATAATCCAAATGGTCTATTTTCAGCACAAGCCGCACCAAAGCCCCCACCAGCTATGTATTATATCACAGAAGGAATGAAAGTTGGGGGCAAG tttaattttcagAGGACTGTCATTGTTCCTCCAGAGGCAGGGTATGGGCAGAAAGGAATGAATGAGATCCCG CCAGGAGCCGAATTCGAGCTAAATATTGAGCTTTTGCAAGTGATGCCACCCCCAGAGAATTAA
- the LOC107917330 gene encoding peptidyl-prolyl cis-trans isomerase FKBP18, chloroplastic isoform X3, with the protein MGSASATILHRWILDFHKLIFCPKCTANQTLNTNQLVVSVPISRRSAILLSSVPTLNLIPLPHFSEAGARERRNKKTIPIEDYLTTPEGLKYYDIVEGKGPVAEKGSTVQVHFDCIYRGITAVSSRESKLLAGNRIIAQPYEFKVGATPGKERKREYVDNPNGLFSAQAAPKPPPAMYYITEGMKVGGKFNFQRTVIVPPEAGYGQKGMNEIPISVCSQEPNSS; encoded by the exons ATGGGTTCAGCTTCAGCCACTATTCTACATAGATGGATCCTTGATTTTCATAAACTAATCTTCTGTCCCAAATGCACTGCCAATCAAACCCTAAACACAAACCAGCTCGTTGTATCAGTGCCCATTTCCAGAAGGAGTGCCATATTGCTCTCTTCGGTGCCTACTCTCAATCTCATTCCACTGCCCCATTTCTCTGAGGCGGGAGCCAGGGAGAGACGCAACAAGAAGACCATCCCCATTGAAGACTATCTCACCACCC CTGAGGGATTGAAGTACTATGATATTGTGGAAGGCAAGGGTCCAGTAGCAGAGAAAGGATCAACTGTACAG GTGCACTTTGACTGCATATATCGTGGTATTACTGCTGTTTCAAGTCGGGAGTCTAAGCTTTTAGCTGGGAATCGCATCATTGCCCAG CCATATGAATTCAAGGTTGGAGCTACTCCGGGGAAGGAAAGGAAACGGGAATATGTAGATAATCCAAATGGTCTATTTTCAGCACAAGCCGCACCAAAGCCCCCACCAGCTATGTATTATATCACAGAAGGAATGAAAGTTGGGGGCAAG tttaattttcagAGGACTGTCATTGTTCCTCCAGAGGCAGGGTATGGGCAGAAAGGAATGAATGAGATCCCG ATTTCTGTCTGCAGCCAGGAGCCGAATTCGAGCTAA